The following proteins are co-located in the Tripterygium wilfordii isolate XIE 37 chromosome 2, ASM1340144v1, whole genome shotgun sequence genome:
- the LOC119983270 gene encoding probable receptor-like protein kinase At1g49730 isoform X2, protein MGVYVQAFLLSVLGFLLMKVPSIMADCPLDLRGSNFTLAASACSNKDERGKCCRYINTFVALSIARYANATGSLGVPSNISDICLSSISQTMELYGVPRNATAFCGFGTKIPVNYECKGRTSVTQMLLSPKFEDVTENCKVPLSVESKCKKCVNAGITYLHHLLGATEDNVTFSTCRDATFAALASQMDDGSAVEIASCFFGVEGLNIPPVSQPPSSPSAPEASPSPLIAASPNHLMSGPHLNEGHHHYHLTLIPGIGITVTAVALIMLVVLIILIRQKSKELEDPGNLDGISSKVLHPSRPTRKFQEGPSMFRKFSYKEIKKATDNFDIIIGQGGFGTVYKSQFADGLVAAVKRMNKVSEQAEDEFCREIELVARLHHRHLVSLRGFCIEKHERFLLYEYMSNGSLKDHLHCPGKTPLSWQIRIQIAIDVANALEYLHFYCDPPLCHRDIKSSNILLDENFVAKVVKGGCRFWPCAGLKRWVCKL, encoded by the exons ATGGGAGTGTACGTACAGGCCTTCTTGTTGTCAGTGCTAGGATTTCTCCTAATGAAGGTCCCTTCAATAATGGCAG ATTGCCCCTTAGATTTGAGGGGTTCAAACTTTACTCTAGCGGCCTCTGCATGCTCCAATAAAGACGAGAGGGGAAAGTGCTGCCGCTATATTAATACTTTTGTTGCCCTTTCTATTGCTCGTTATGCAAATGCAACTGGCAGCTTAGGGGTTCCTTCAAACATATCTGACATTTGCCTCAGTTCTATATCACAAACCATGGAACTCTATGGTGTTCCTCGAAATGCAACAGCTTTTTGTGGTTTTGGGACAAAAATTCCAGTAAATTATGAGTGTAAGGGTCGGACAAGTGTCACACAAATGCTGCTATCGCCAAAGTTTGAAGATGTTACGGAAAACTGTAAAGTACCCCTTTCAGTGGAAAGTAAATGCAAGAAGTGTGTAAATGCTGGAATCACATACCTTCATCATTTGTTGGGGGCCACTGAAGATAATGTGACATTTAGTACATGCCGTGATGCTACTTTTGCTGCACTTGCAAGCCAAATGGACGATGGTTCAGCTGTTGAAATTGCAAGCTGCTTTTTTGGAGTTGAAGGGCTTAACATACCTCCAG TTTCACAGCCACCTTCCTCGCCATCGGCCCCTGAGGCTTCTCCCAGTCCATTGATTGCCGCTAGTCCAAACCACCTTATGTCGGGTCCACACCTGAATGAAGGTCATCATCACTACCACCTCACATTAATCCCGGGTATAGGTATCACTGTTACAGCAGTTGCTCTTATAATGCTCGTTGTCTTGATTATACTTATACGTCAAAAAAGCAAAGAGCTTGAAGATCCAGGGAATTTAGATGGGATTTCATCAAAAGTTTTGCATCCTTCGCGGCCTACAAGGAAATTTCAAGAAG GTCCATCAATGTTTCGAAAATTTAGCTACAAGGAGATAAAGAAGGCTACAGACAATTTCGACATTATCATTGGACAAGGGGGGTTTGGAACTGTATACAAGAGTCAGTTTGCTGATGGTTTAGTGGCAGCAGTGAAGAGGATGAACAAAGTTTCAGAGCAGGCTGAGGATGAATTCTGCAGAGAGATAGAACTTGTTGCTAGATTGCATCATCGTCATCTTGTTTCTCTAAGAGGCTTTTGCATTGAAAAGCATGAGAG GTTTCTTCTGTATGAATATATGTCGAATGGAAGCTTAAAGGATCATCTTCATT GTCCAGGAAAAACCCCTTTGAGTTGGCAGATCAGAATCCAAATTGCCATTGATGTGGCTAATGCCCTG GAGTACCTTCATTTCTATTGTGATCCACCGCTATGCCATAGGGACATTAAATCCAGCAACATTTTGCTTGATGAGAATTTTGTTGCTAAGGTTGTTAAGGGAG GTTGCAGATTTTGGCCTTGCGCAGGCCTCAAAAGATGGGTTTGTAAGCTTTGA
- the LOC119983270 gene encoding probable receptor-like protein kinase At1g49730 isoform X1 — protein MGVYVQAFLLSVLGFLLMKVPSIMADCPLDLRGSNFTLAASACSNKDERGKCCRYINTFVALSIARYANATGSLGVPSNISDICLSSISQTMELYGVPRNATAFCGFGTKIPVNYECKGRTSVTQMLLSPKFEDVTENCKVPLSVESKCKKCVNAGITYLHHLLGATEDNVTFSTCRDATFAALASQMDDGSAVEIASCFFGVEGLNIPPVSQPPSSPSAPEASPSPLIAASPNHLMSGPHLNEGHHHYHLTLIPGIGITVTAVALIMLVVLIILIRQKSKELEDPGNLDGISSKVLHPSRPTRKFQEGPSMFRKFSYKEIKKATDNFDIIIGQGGFGTVYKSQFADGLVAAVKRMNKVSEQAEDEFCREIELVARLHHRHLVSLRGFCIEKHERFLLYEYMSNGSLKDHLHCPGKTPLSWQIRIQIAIDVANALEYLHFYCDPPLCHRDIKSSNILLDENFVAKVADFGLAQASKDGFVSFEPINTDIRGTPGYMDPEYVVTQELTEKSDVYSYGVVLLEIITGRRAIQDSKNLVEWSQTFMEPESDLHELVDPRIRDSVDLEQLQTVATIAEWCTQKEGRARPSIKQVLRLLYESSDVMHSGFVQAMEDEEYGGSEGRGRASKGKMHRSESGFHSGDGRYLASSSSTSRSHCSRSFLLETGSPQSPSNVPSI, from the exons ATGGGAGTGTACGTACAGGCCTTCTTGTTGTCAGTGCTAGGATTTCTCCTAATGAAGGTCCCTTCAATAATGGCAG ATTGCCCCTTAGATTTGAGGGGTTCAAACTTTACTCTAGCGGCCTCTGCATGCTCCAATAAAGACGAGAGGGGAAAGTGCTGCCGCTATATTAATACTTTTGTTGCCCTTTCTATTGCTCGTTATGCAAATGCAACTGGCAGCTTAGGGGTTCCTTCAAACATATCTGACATTTGCCTCAGTTCTATATCACAAACCATGGAACTCTATGGTGTTCCTCGAAATGCAACAGCTTTTTGTGGTTTTGGGACAAAAATTCCAGTAAATTATGAGTGTAAGGGTCGGACAAGTGTCACACAAATGCTGCTATCGCCAAAGTTTGAAGATGTTACGGAAAACTGTAAAGTACCCCTTTCAGTGGAAAGTAAATGCAAGAAGTGTGTAAATGCTGGAATCACATACCTTCATCATTTGTTGGGGGCCACTGAAGATAATGTGACATTTAGTACATGCCGTGATGCTACTTTTGCTGCACTTGCAAGCCAAATGGACGATGGTTCAGCTGTTGAAATTGCAAGCTGCTTTTTTGGAGTTGAAGGGCTTAACATACCTCCAG TTTCACAGCCACCTTCCTCGCCATCGGCCCCTGAGGCTTCTCCCAGTCCATTGATTGCCGCTAGTCCAAACCACCTTATGTCGGGTCCACACCTGAATGAAGGTCATCATCACTACCACCTCACATTAATCCCGGGTATAGGTATCACTGTTACAGCAGTTGCTCTTATAATGCTCGTTGTCTTGATTATACTTATACGTCAAAAAAGCAAAGAGCTTGAAGATCCAGGGAATTTAGATGGGATTTCATCAAAAGTTTTGCATCCTTCGCGGCCTACAAGGAAATTTCAAGAAG GTCCATCAATGTTTCGAAAATTTAGCTACAAGGAGATAAAGAAGGCTACAGACAATTTCGACATTATCATTGGACAAGGGGGGTTTGGAACTGTATACAAGAGTCAGTTTGCTGATGGTTTAGTGGCAGCAGTGAAGAGGATGAACAAAGTTTCAGAGCAGGCTGAGGATGAATTCTGCAGAGAGATAGAACTTGTTGCTAGATTGCATCATCGTCATCTTGTTTCTCTAAGAGGCTTTTGCATTGAAAAGCATGAGAG GTTTCTTCTGTATGAATATATGTCGAATGGAAGCTTAAAGGATCATCTTCATT GTCCAGGAAAAACCCCTTTGAGTTGGCAGATCAGAATCCAAATTGCCATTGATGTGGCTAATGCCCTG GAGTACCTTCATTTCTATTGTGATCCACCGCTATGCCATAGGGACATTAAATCCAGCAACATTTTGCTTGATGAGAATTTTGTTGCTAAG GTTGCAGATTTTGGCCTTGCGCAGGCCTCAAAAGATGGGTTTGTAAGCTTTGAACCGATAAATACTGATATCCGGGGGACTCCAG GTTACATGGATCCCGAGTATGTGGTCACTCAAGAGCTCACTGAGAAGAGTGATGTATATAGCTATGGGGTGGTACTGTTGGAGATCATAACTGGAAGACGAGCTATTCAAGACAGCAAGAATTTGGTAGAATGGTCTCAAACATTCATGGAACCAGAATCAGACCTACATGAATTGGTAGATCCTCGTATTAGAGACTCAGTTGACTTAGAACAGCTTCAAACAGTTGCAACTATTGCGGAATGGTGCACCCAGAAAGAAGGGCGGGCTAGGCCTTCAATCAAACAGGTCCTTCGGCTTTTATATGAAAGCTCAGACGTCATGCATAGTGGGTTCGTCCAAGCTATGGAAGATGAAGAATATGGAGGAAGTGAAGGTAGAGGAAGAGCAAGCAAGGGCAAAATGCATAGGAGTGAATCTGGTTTTCACAGCGGGGATGGAAGataccttgcttcttcttcaagTACATCTAGATCGCATTGCAGTAGAAGTTTTCTACTTGAAACTGGCTCTCCACAATCTCCTTCAAATGTACCGTCCATTTGA
- the LOC119983286 gene encoding uncharacterized protein LOC119983286: MANANTSAPIISSESLEQRGVHLTNSNMNIVQPPLSQQGQISSDGPVGILWDIENCPVPSDVRPEDVAGNIRMALRVHPVIKGALMMFSAYGDFNAFPRRLREGCQRTGVKLIDVPNGRKDAADKAILVDMFLFALDNPPPSSIVLISGDVDFAPALHILGQRGYTVILVIPSGVGVSSALSSAGKFVWDWPSVARGEGFVPRTKPLFPPRSGPVDIAGYLKGCHISDNFDGQNEEEAIVYRGFSQSYCNTRDFSMLSRSLSEYNSSCSIAMPCFPSTLRSQSLPSGLNEVSAGPVSSVDQVEPIMWVQPGDINGLKMQLVKLLELFGGCLPLTRVPSEYQKTFGRPLYVSEYGVPKLVNLFKKMSDAMAMDGKGKKKFVYLRNWKAGPSAPPLPLARKVKKGKGAQEECIDVVIGNGSSDEFSDEERVLIEEHDEMRNSAAARSNIDDDDLGQFKLELQEILVSYSCRIILGSFEAIYQQRYKKPLDYQKFGVDQLEELFEKVRDVVVLHEEPVTKKKFLEAVGG, translated from the coding sequence ATGGCCAATGCGAATACATCAGCACCAATCATCTCTTCAGAGTCCTTGGAACAAAGAGGTGTGCATTTGACAAATTCGAACATGAACATAGTTCAACCTCCGTTAAGCCAACAGGGTCAAATCTCTTCTGATGGTCCTGTGGGTATTCTCTGGGATATTGAGAACTGCCCTGTCCCAAGTGATGTCCGTCCTGAAGATGTAGCTGGAAACATCAGAATGGCTTTGCGGGTACACCCAGTCATTAAAGGAGCTCTGATGATGTTTTCTGCATATGGGGATTTTAATGCCTTCCCCAGGCGACTCAGAGAGGGCTGTCAGAGAACTGGTGTCAAACTCATTGATGTCCCAAATGGTAGGAAGGATGCTGCTGACAAGGCTATTTTGGTTGACATGTTTCTCTTTGCCCTTGACAACCCTCCGCCATCTTCTATTGTGCTCATCTCTGGGGATGTTGATTTTGCTCCTGCACTTCACATACTCGGTCAACGTGGATATACTGTAATCCTTGTTATCCCTTCTGGGGTAGGTGTTTCATCTGCTCTGAGCAGTGCTGGTAAGTTTGTCTGGGACTGGCCTAGTGTGGCTCGTGGGGAAGGTTTTGTTCCACGGACTAAACCTTTATTTCCTCCTCGTAGTGGTCCAGTTGACATTGCTGGATATCTCAAGGGATGCCATATCAGTGACAATTTTGATGGTCAAAATGAAGAGGAGGCAATTGTGTATAGAGGATTCTCTCAAAGTTATTGCAACACTAGAGATTTCTCTATGTTGTCACGGTCGCTTTCTGAATACAACAGCAGTTGTTCAATTGCCATGCCTTGTTTTCCCTCAACTTTGAGGTCACAAAGCCTCCCCTCTGGTTTGAATGAAGTGTCTGCAGGCCCTGTTTCTTCTGTTGATCAAGTCGAACCAATTATGTGGGTACAGCCAGGGGACATAAATGGTCTGAAGATGCAGCTGGTAAAGTTGCTTGAGCTTTTTGGAGGGTGTCTGCCTCTTACCCGTGTTCCTTCTGAATATCAGAAAACTTTTGGGCGGCCTCTTTATGTATCAGAATATGGGGTGCCCAAACTCGTAAAtcttttcaagaaaatgagtGATGCCATGGCAATGGATGGGAAGGGCAAAAAGAAATTTGTCTACCTCCGAAACTGGAAGGCAGGCCCAAGTGCACCGCCTTTGCCCTTGGCCAGGAAGGTTAAAAAGGGGAAAGGTGCTCAGGAAGAGTGTATTGATGTTGTTATAGGTAATGGTTCCTCAGATGAGTTTTCAGATGAGGAAAGAGTACTGATTGAGGAACATGATGAGATGAGGAACAGTGCAGCAGCTCGGTcaaatattgatgatgatgatcttggGCAATTCAAGCTTGAGCTGCAAGAAATTCTCGTTAGCTACTCTTGTAGGATTATTTTGGGCAGTTTTGAGGCGATATACCAGCAACGATACAAGAAACCATTGGATTATCAAAAGTTTGGTGTGGATCAGCTGGAGGAGCTGTTTGAGAAGGTGAGAGATGTTGTGGTCTTGCATGAAGAACCAGTAACCAAGAAGAAGTTCCTGGAAGCAGTTGGCGGCTAG